From Paenibacillus graminis, a single genomic window includes:
- a CDS encoding glycoside hydrolase family 2, whose protein sequence is MQSISKSVKRKRGHNKYFAAVMALVLLFPGVFGGMARDTAYAQETPPQTPPQTQTDSKWYQNFEQAGEGKTYGISAVGTSSTASVTDRTPGGGSRGSVRLIQTNDNNPSGGAWNTDIYGFTVTPQKDTVTEGTYYDASDYNYLNFYILDTDVHNPNVVIRDADGKEWNANTDQTLSVKDEWTRLSIPLDKTKLDFSRIVSISLGEYWGWGNIYYFDEMYFAKSAAALPPAYPGDGLEPSAPVMYQSFEQPGSDGSYGLAGQGTATVAQRVTADAAYSSSSGSLKMVQNTYTDGEGKERNEAWNTGVYGAGIKPEGSLTVSGATYMDASPFSYLLFYVKDTTAAAGSSIHVVFKDAEGGVWDTETSPAVKTQSKQWVKMTVKLDKSKINLSRLQQIELGTYWGYGNVYYYDDLYLAQNETDASPAVKPERTALFNDFESRTGYSAGSAATAETSGDIANAAGMAGVMVTTVKNDWPYAVGSYLSVQPKAGGTFDASAYSYLAFYLKDTQGSNGVEFRIKDANGGVWDTWGTSKSTKNKWVKMQLSLEGASKIDLTKIVSVDIGFYNAGVYYLDDMYFAMAEDDVLAGFISGAQNIGAVWYQNFETKGQDGQYGITAGTEVSTALSMEKSANAYNSASIRAVLSQDSTNPAMNGITVRPQALEESPDKNQPYAYQPEFNATNFSHLIFYVWDEQGGQTLSVQLKDAGGKTVDWQTEKTTAAGWSRIVMPMDKSLKFQFARLSTVTVIPGKAGTYYLDEFYFAKKESAGFPNAGFTQLVLKDVDGEAMPYSGSLPLGSFEKQKDRTYLSLNGDWKKERTTLDSNLSAAPRDSARTAGLEEEAGGRQETGYNDSGWAGKTLPLPEDESTAYESLSGPENKSDKSGYQGGVWYRKHFEVNSSLEGQPAQLTFLGVNYFADVWINGKYAGGHQGGYTPFALDASNLLNYGGDNVIAVRVDNPKWDMFNNGEILPYATSDWFNYTGILRDAYVEFMPDTYVVRSDVRTLDTDGNLSVRTFLNHTGKTAEQVQLSYTIYEAKIGESNRLSEYAQDLTGTEAAAAQGSALTVPASGEAVQTLKVKVPKPKLWSPSEPNLYILKVEQKTGGAVTDTFYTQFGIRTLEADGVQLKLNGELAPFLTGVGYTEDSSDKGPSLNDATRYSDLLKIKEELKANFVRTGHFPHSLPTYQFADRIGLAIWQEIPAYWFSGEAFDLQRQRGQAKQMMEEMIFSNYNRPSVWFDGVSNESGGQLERVNFIQELRDAAHAIDGTRLVGQSAVANPYKGVSDHSHSPADIIGMTMYFGAFYGANPDLETQEEIEAIHALHPGKPIIATEYGYWTGDETASDTKQTTLFTGTFNAFARIATRAEDGTPNPGGLLSGAAWWTAYNWYTNITGLQTMGLYHMDRTTPKQVKDILAERYNRYNRISAGTQPNPAGISAWFQSFESGRGYLSSSPQLQLESAADSAAGNGTKSLKITAGSGADGTYAAFVPQGGAINSDLTGYNYLNFYAKDSAGDRPLSVTLVDAEGHSWTTETDGKTVKNAWTRLSVPLLKSQGVPLSSRQLNTLAITQIRIGMNASEQLWVDNFFAATYKTGVEPASYPVGSSGWFQSFEEPDVQVGQGVNATAAVDRTFGVNPGGTGSVKLEVTGDAGSPGADKQSVIIKPQGGAASIDASGFNYLAFYVKDMQGSNTVHVTFVDTDGTVSVNNWTDVSSVKGQWTKVYLPLMKTSADISRLKEIRLSEWNPGTYYFDDLYFAEYPSDEIPATYTEKIPEKNRPEGQIKVAAVGDSITAGAGLKYAGVTSYPAQLQSLLGSNFAVKNFGVSGRTLQKDGDDPYWNEAAFAASQTYAPDVVVIQLGTNDTKAWNWKEGQNHFLGDYKELIQLYQALPSHPKVFVNLPPAVFNDDPNQAYGIVNSVLQNGVIPLIRKAAEETGATLIDVNAATAGSSSDFPDKIHPNPKGAWTLADTVAKAIRGRLFNIGDTEVTTWKDGKAGAYSIMYDDGIYESDLRFAGLHEKYNLKGTLALISGWIDNAYNDTGASTGTWEQWKALLDKGIFDVASHTVTHRNLTTLSASEVSSELKDSVDRIKEKTGYKPESLALPYNTGNAAVAAEAAKYFVAARQGGNNAGNASSTEQYYNLSSTMVESTTTAVQLDDWTDFGIAKGNWLILTGHGNDGEGWSSPPLSLYDSHYGYVAQRKDALWNGTFAEVGKYLRERQNATAKATKAASGAIEVKLEGTLDPAVYNEPLTLRTKVPAEWNEVTLTRGATSYNLKPVREGEGAFVYYEAVPGTQMLVISKKGTETPIPDAGTSTPAPSVSVAAADSTKYVLAPGTAELTKALAAAPPDANGVRTLTFKAGPAAGKTTFELQLPASYLVSMKQVRIQFITPAGSLLLPGDMFAGTAKDAKQIAVSVKFADLSGADGDVKQAAGSRPVVELGAAVDGNPVSWQNNLATVTFRTPYQLSSAEALNPSQLTFWQIGENGKGQPVISGRYDSTGSEMIFTTHHFSRYAVVSVAKSFGDLDRYGWAQAAVEALASKGAIQGVSQHSYSPAQTITRADAVVMIMRLFDLQAQASHSFTDIAQADYYYEDVNAARTLGIVRGTGSDEFRPKQPVTRQEMMMMLDKAMLAAGKEYPVGSGEAVPEFRDASLVSAYARDSVTRAVSAGLFQGYNGYLQPVSPITRAEAAVTLYRLYGIMY, encoded by the coding sequence ATGCAGTCCATAAGCAAATCGGTAAAGCGCAAGCGGGGGCATAACAAATATTTCGCGGCGGTCATGGCACTGGTTTTGCTGTTCCCGGGAGTATTCGGGGGAATGGCACGAGATACCGCTTACGCGCAGGAGACACCACCGCAGACACCGCCGCAGACGCAGACAGACAGCAAGTGGTATCAGAACTTTGAGCAGGCCGGGGAGGGGAAGACCTATGGGATTTCTGCCGTCGGCACCTCATCAACAGCGTCGGTTACAGACCGGACACCGGGAGGTGGAAGTCGGGGAAGTGTGCGCCTGATCCAGACGAATGACAATAATCCCAGCGGCGGAGCCTGGAACACCGACATTTACGGATTCACGGTAACGCCACAGAAGGACACAGTTACAGAAGGGACCTATTATGATGCTTCTGACTATAACTATCTAAATTTTTACATTCTGGACACCGATGTTCATAATCCGAATGTTGTCATCCGGGATGCAGACGGGAAAGAATGGAATGCCAATACGGACCAGACCCTGTCCGTGAAGGATGAGTGGACGAGGCTTTCGATTCCGCTCGATAAGACAAAACTCGATTTTTCGCGGATTGTCTCCATTTCGCTGGGCGAGTATTGGGGCTGGGGCAACATCTATTATTTTGACGAGATGTACTTTGCCAAATCTGCTGCCGCTCTGCCGCCCGCTTATCCGGGTGATGGCTTAGAGCCGTCGGCGCCTGTCATGTACCAGAGTTTCGAACAACCCGGCAGTGATGGCAGCTATGGCTTGGCAGGTCAGGGAACCGCGACGGTCGCTCAGCGTGTTACTGCGGATGCTGCTTATTCCTCAAGCTCCGGCAGTCTTAAAATGGTGCAGAATACCTATACGGACGGGGAAGGGAAGGAACGGAACGAAGCCTGGAACACCGGCGTTTATGGAGCCGGAATTAAACCTGAAGGCAGCTTGACCGTATCCGGTGCGACGTATATGGATGCTTCCCCTTTCAGTTATCTGTTGTTCTACGTCAAGGATACGACAGCAGCCGCCGGATCCAGTATTCATGTTGTATTCAAGGATGCCGAGGGCGGGGTCTGGGATACGGAAACAAGCCCAGCGGTCAAGACGCAGTCGAAGCAATGGGTGAAAATGACCGTAAAGTTGGACAAATCAAAAATTAATTTGTCCAGACTGCAGCAGATTGAGCTTGGAACGTACTGGGGTTACGGTAATGTGTACTACTACGATGATCTTTATCTGGCCCAGAACGAAACGGATGCTTCGCCTGCCGTTAAGCCAGAGCGCACAGCCTTGTTCAATGATTTCGAGAGCAGAACCGGCTACTCTGCAGGCAGCGCTGCCACCGCCGAGACCTCCGGAGATATAGCCAACGCAGCGGGCATGGCTGGTGTCATGGTCACGACAGTCAAAAATGACTGGCCTTATGCGGTCGGGAGTTATTTGAGCGTACAGCCCAAAGCAGGCGGGACGTTCGATGCGTCAGCTTATTCATATCTTGCTTTCTATCTGAAGGACACCCAGGGCAGCAATGGAGTGGAATTCCGTATCAAGGACGCCAACGGGGGCGTCTGGGACACGTGGGGAACCTCCAAATCTACCAAGAATAAATGGGTCAAAATGCAGCTTTCGCTGGAAGGAGCCTCGAAGATTGACCTGACAAAAATCGTCTCCGTCGACATCGGCTTTTACAATGCCGGAGTGTATTATCTCGATGATATGTATTTTGCCATGGCCGAAGACGATGTACTGGCCGGCTTCATCAGCGGAGCCCAGAATATCGGAGCGGTCTGGTATCAGAATTTCGAGACGAAAGGGCAGGACGGACAATACGGGATTACGGCAGGTACAGAGGTGAGCACCGCGCTCAGCATGGAGAAGTCAGCGAATGCATACAACTCTGCGAGCATTCGGGCTGTGCTGTCCCAGGATTCGACTAACCCAGCCATGAATGGCATAACCGTCAGGCCGCAGGCGCTCGAAGAGTCTCCGGATAAGAACCAGCCTTACGCTTATCAGCCGGAGTTCAACGCCACAAATTTCAGCCATCTGATCTTTTATGTGTGGGATGAGCAGGGCGGTCAGACGCTGTCCGTACAGTTGAAGGATGCTGGCGGCAAAACGGTAGACTGGCAGACCGAAAAGACGACAGCAGCCGGCTGGAGCCGGATCGTCATGCCTATGGACAAGAGCCTGAAATTCCAATTTGCACGCCTTAGCACGGTGACGGTGATTCCCGGGAAAGCAGGGACCTATTATCTGGATGAGTTTTATTTCGCTAAAAAAGAAAGCGCAGGGTTCCCGAATGCCGGCTTTACACAATTGGTGCTGAAGGATGTGGACGGCGAAGCGATGCCTTATTCGGGTAGTTTGCCGTTGGGTTCATTCGAGAAGCAGAAGGACAGAACGTACCTCTCCTTAAACGGGGACTGGAAAAAAGAAAGAACCACGCTGGATTCCAATCTGTCAGCAGCACCCCGGGACAGCGCCAGGACTGCCGGCCTTGAAGAAGAGGCGGGCGGCAGACAGGAGACCGGCTACAACGATTCCGGCTGGGCCGGCAAGACGCTGCCTCTCCCGGAGGATGAGAGCACAGCTTACGAATCGCTGAGCGGACCGGAGAACAAGAGTGACAAGTCGGGTTATCAGGGCGGGGTATGGTACCGCAAGCATTTTGAGGTGAATAGCTCTCTTGAGGGGCAGCCTGCACAGCTTACTTTCCTCGGCGTCAACTATTTCGCGGATGTATGGATCAATGGGAAATATGCGGGCGGGCATCAGGGCGGCTACACGCCGTTCGCACTGGACGCGTCCAATCTATTGAACTATGGCGGCGACAATGTGATCGCTGTGCGGGTTGATAATCCGAAATGGGACATGTTCAATAACGGGGAAATCCTGCCGTACGCGACATCCGACTGGTTCAACTACACAGGAATCCTGCGGGACGCCTACGTTGAATTTATGCCGGACACCTATGTGGTGCGCAGTGATGTGCGTACGCTGGATACGGATGGAAATCTGTCGGTCCGTACGTTTCTGAATCATACGGGTAAAACGGCGGAGCAGGTTCAGCTGTCCTATACAATCTATGAAGCGAAGATCGGAGAGAGTAACCGGCTCAGCGAATATGCGCAGGATCTGACGGGTACGGAAGCGGCAGCGGCGCAAGGAAGCGCATTAACGGTTCCAGCCAGCGGGGAGGCGGTACAAACGCTCAAGGTAAAAGTACCTAAACCGAAGCTGTGGAGTCCGTCTGAACCGAATCTGTATATTTTAAAGGTAGAGCAGAAGACAGGTGGAGCAGTAACCGACACCTTCTATACCCAGTTCGGTATCCGTACACTGGAAGCGGATGGTGTACAGCTTAAGCTGAACGGAGAGTTGGCCCCGTTCCTCACCGGGGTCGGTTATACAGAGGACAGCAGCGACAAAGGACCTTCGCTGAATGATGCAACCCGGTACAGCGACCTGCTGAAGATCAAGGAGGAGCTGAAGGCCAATTTCGTCCGGACTGGGCATTTTCCGCACAGCCTGCCGACCTATCAGTTTGCCGACCGGATCGGTCTGGCCATCTGGCAGGAAATTCCGGCCTATTGGTTCAGCGGAGAAGCCTTCGACCTGCAGCGTCAGCGGGGCCAGGCTAAGCAAATGATGGAGGAAATGATCTTCAGTAATTACAACCGTCCTTCCGTCTGGTTTGACGGGGTCAGCAATGAGTCAGGCGGGCAGCTGGAACGTGTTAACTTTATCCAAGAGCTGCGGGACGCTGCACATGCCATCGATGGAACAAGACTGGTCGGCCAGTCCGCCGTGGCGAATCCGTACAAAGGCGTGAGCGACCATTCACATTCCCCGGCCGATATCATCGGAATGACCATGTATTTCGGCGCCTTCTACGGTGCGAATCCAGACTTGGAGACACAGGAGGAAATTGAGGCCATACATGCGCTGCATCCGGGTAAGCCGATCATTGCTACAGAGTACGGCTACTGGACAGGTGATGAAACCGCCTCGGACACAAAGCAGACGACGCTGTTCACCGGTACCTTCAATGCATTTGCCCGCATAGCTACCCGTGCGGAGGACGGAACGCCGAACCCGGGCGGACTGTTGAGCGGTGCAGCCTGGTGGACTGCATATAACTGGTATACCAATATTACGGGCCTGCAGACGATGGGCTTGTATCATATGGACCGGACAACGCCGAAGCAGGTGAAGGATATTCTGGCCGAGCGGTATAACCGGTATAACCGGATTTCAGCCGGAACGCAGCCGAACCCGGCCGGTATCTCGGCTTGGTTCCAGAGTTTTGAATCAGGCCGGGGGTACTTATCTTCCTCCCCTCAGCTGCAGCTGGAATCAGCAGCAGACAGTGCGGCCGGCAATGGCACGAAGAGTCTCAAGATCACAGCGGGCTCCGGCGCGGACGGGACTTATGCCGCATTTGTTCCGCAGGGCGGCGCGATCAACAGTGATCTGACAGGCTACAATTACCTGAACTTCTACGCCAAGGACAGCGCGGGGGACAGACCTCTTTCCGTTACACTCGTGGATGCCGAGGGGCATTCCTGGACAACGGAGACGGATGGGAAGACGGTGAAAAACGCATGGACACGGCTGAGTGTTCCGCTTCTGAAGTCGCAGGGCGTTCCACTGTCCAGCCGGCAGCTGAATACGCTGGCGATTACCCAGATCAGGATCGGTATGAACGCTTCTGAGCAGCTATGGGTCGACAACTTCTTCGCGGCAACCTACAAGACTGGCGTGGAGCCCGCTTCGTATCCTGTAGGTTCCAGCGGCTGGTTCCAATCTTTTGAGGAACCGGATGTGCAGGTCGGCCAGGGTGTGAATGCCACCGCGGCGGTGGACCGGACATTCGGGGTCAATCCTGGAGGAACAGGAAGTGTGAAGCTGGAAGTCACTGGAGACGCCGGCTCACCGGGAGCGGATAAGCAATCTGTCATCATTAAGCCACAGGGCGGCGCAGCTTCCATAGATGCTTCCGGGTTCAATTATCTGGCCTTCTATGTAAAGGATATGCAGGGATCGAACACCGTCCACGTTACCTTTGTGGATACGGACGGCACGGTCTCCGTGAACAACTGGACCGATGTCAGTTCAGTCAAGGGGCAGTGGACGAAAGTGTATCTTCCGCTGATGAAGACCTCTGCGGATATCAGCCGTCTGAAGGAAATCCGGTTGTCGGAGTGGAATCCCGGCACCTATTATTTTGACGATCTGTACTTCGCTGAGTATCCGTCGGATGAAATTCCCGCCACATATACGGAAAAGATTCCAGAGAAGAACCGCCCGGAAGGTCAAATCAAGGTAGCAGCGGTCGGAGATAGTATCACAGCTGGAGCCGGGCTGAAATATGCCGGGGTAACGAGTTATCCGGCCCAGCTCCAGTCGCTACTCGGCAGCAACTTTGCCGTCAAGAACTTCGGCGTCAGCGGCCGCACGCTGCAAAAGGACGGCGACGATCCGTACTGGAATGAAGCAGCATTTGCGGCCAGCCAGACTTATGCTCCTGACGTCGTGGTTATCCAGCTGGGTACCAATGACACGAAAGCCTGGAACTGGAAGGAGGGGCAGAACCACTTCCTGGGCGATTATAAAGAGCTGATTCAATTATATCAGGCGCTGCCAAGTCATCCGAAGGTCTTTGTCAATCTGCCGCCGGCAGTGTTCAATGACGATCCCAACCAGGCTTATGGCATTGTCAACTCCGTCCTGCAAAACGGGGTCATTCCTCTGATCCGGAAGGCGGCCGAAGAGACAGGCGCAACCCTGATCGACGTGAACGCGGCTACAGCCGGAAGCAGCAGCGACTTCCCGGATAAGATTCATCCGAATCCGAAAGGAGCCTGGACTTTAGCCGATACAGTGGCCAAAGCCATCCGGGGCAGACTTTTCAACATCGGGGATACGGAGGTCACCACCTGGAAAGACGGCAAGGCCGGCGCGTATTCGATTATGTATGATGATGGTATCTACGAATCTGATTTACGGTTCGCCGGATTGCATGAAAAATACAACCTGAAAGGAACGCTGGCGCTGATCAGCGGCTGGATCGACAATGCCTATAATGACACTGGCGCTTCCACGGGCACATGGGAGCAGTGGAAAGCACTGCTGGATAAAGGGATTTTCGATGTAGCAAGCCATACGGTTACTCACCGCAATCTGACCACGCTCAGCGCGTCAGAGGTGTCCTCCGAGTTGAAGGATTCTGTCGACCGGATCAAGGAGAAGACCGGTTATAAGCCGGAATCACTGGCGCTCCCGTACAATACGGGCAATGCGGCGGTTGCGGCGGAAGCAGCCAAGTATTTCGTTGCTGCGCGCCAGGGAGGTAACAATGCCGGCAACGCCAGCAGCACAGAGCAGTATTACAATCTGAGCAGTACAATGGTTGAAAGTACGACAACGGCTGTCCAGCTGGATGATTGGACCGACTTTGGTATCGCCAAGGGCAACTGGCTGATTCTGACCGGCCATGGCAATGATGGTGAAGGCTGGTCCTCACCTCCGCTCAGTCTGTATGACAGTCATTACGGTTATGTAGCCCAGCGGAAAGATGCTCTTTGGAACGGTACCTTTGCCGAGGTGGGCAAATATTTGCGTGAAAGACAGAACGCCACAGCTAAGGCAACGAAAGCCGCTTCCGGTGCAATCGAGGTTAAGCTGGAGGGTACACTGGACCCGGCAGTATACAATGAGCCGCTAACCCTGAGAACGAAGGTTCCGGCCGAGTGGAACGAGGTTACTCTCACACGGGGAGCCACTTCTTATAACCTGAAGCCGGTCCGGGAAGGTGAAGGTGCATTCGTCTATTACGAAGCCGTGCCTGGAACGCAAATGCTGGTTATTAGTAAGAAGGGAACGGAGACTCCGATTCCTGATGCCGGAACCTCCACACCGGCCCCTTCTGTCTCTGTAGCCGCAGCAGACAGTACGAAGTATGTTCTTGCTCCCGGCACAGCGGAGCTTACGAAGGCGCTCGCCGCCGCTCCGCCAGATGCCAATGGAGTGCGGACGCTTACGTTTAAGGCCGGACCAGCTGCGGGTAAAACAACATTCGAATTGCAGCTGCCTGCCTCATATCTGGTCTCGATGAAGCAGGTGCGGATCCAATTCATTACCCCTGCAGGAAGTCTGCTACTTCCGGGGGATATGTTTGCGGGCACGGCTAAAGACGCGAAGCAGATTGCTGTGTCCGTTAAGTTCGCGGATCTGTCCGGTGCGGATGGAGACGTCAAGCAGGCTGCGGGCAGCCGTCCAGTTGTCGAGCTGGGCGCGGCCGTGGATGGTAACCCTGTCAGCTGGCAGAACAATCTAGCGACCGTTACGTTCCGCACGCCTTACCAGCTTTCCTCCGCCGAAGCGCTCAACCCGTCTCAGCTGACGTTCTGGCAGATCGGGGAAAACGGCAAGGGACAGCCGGTAATCAGCGGACGATATGACAGCACAGGCAGTGAGATGATATTCACCACACATCACTTCAGCCGCTATGCCGTTGTCTCAGTAGCCAAGAGTTTCGGCGATCTGGACCGCTACGGCTGGGCGCAGGCAGCGGTGGAAGCTCTTGCTTCTAAGGGAGCTATCCAGGGAGTCTCACAGCATTCGTATTCGCCTGCTCAAACTATTACCCGAGCAGATGCGGTGGTCATGATTATGCGGCTGTTTGATCTGCAGGCGCAAGCCTCCCATTCCTTTACGGATATAGCGCAGGCTGATTATTACTATGAAGATGTGAATGCTGCCCGGACGCTGGGCATTGTTCGCGGTACGGGCAGTGATGAGTTCCGGCCGAAGCAGCCGGTAACCCGTCAGGAAATGATGATGATGCTGGACAAAGCCATGCTTGCGGCAGGCAAGGAATACCCCGTGGGCAGCGGGGAAGCAGTGCCGGAATTCAGGGATGCTTCTCTGGTATCCGCTTATGCCAGGGATAGTGTAACCCGTGCGGTTTCCGCTGGTTTGTTCCAGGGCTATAACGGTTACTTGCAGCCCGTTTCGCCGATCACAAGGGCGGAAGCTGCTGTCACGCTTTACCGGTTGTATGGAATAATGTACTAG
- a CDS encoding LacI family DNA-binding transcriptional regulator: MKDSKIIDVARIANVSPATVSRVLNGSPLVTKETQNKVLKAIQELNYTPNAMGKQLRSRKTMTLGVVVLDIGISYHAEIIKGIEQKANAMNYKILICNSQNEKKKELEYLSLLQNRTVDGIILVAPMLSDGEIASFAGEGYAIGVIGRRLGHLNIPCSTTDNWKIGRDVVTHLAANGHRRIAFLNGYEEALDSIERLQGFKEGLAEAGLPFLPNLVDRGDFSEDGGYAAFRRLWEESSDFTAVFAANDEMALGVYKACSEYGIAIPDRMAVVGVDNIRITNYVSPKISSVEQPLYELGGLLADKVIDQINGDLQPGQKDFVINSRLIVKGSSQKGADSI, translated from the coding sequence ATGAAGGATAGCAAAATTATCGATGTTGCCCGGATTGCCAATGTCTCGCCCGCGACGGTATCCCGCGTATTAAACGGCAGTCCTCTGGTAACCAAGGAAACGCAAAATAAAGTATTGAAGGCCATTCAGGAATTGAATTACACACCGAACGCTATGGGCAAGCAACTCCGATCCCGAAAGACCATGACGCTCGGCGTCGTCGTACTCGATATCGGGATATCTTATCATGCCGAGATTATCAAGGGCATAGAACAAAAGGCAAACGCAATGAATTACAAAATCCTCATCTGCAACTCGCAAAATGAGAAGAAGAAGGAACTGGAGTACTTATCGCTGCTTCAGAACCGGACTGTAGACGGCATTATCCTGGTGGCGCCAATGCTTAGCGACGGGGAGATCGCATCCTTCGCTGGTGAAGGCTATGCCATTGGGGTTATCGGACGGCGTCTTGGACATCTTAACATTCCCTGCTCTACTACGGATAACTGGAAAATCGGCCGTGATGTGGTCACTCACCTGGCGGCAAACGGGCACCGGCGGATTGCTTTTCTGAACGGCTACGAGGAAGCGCTGGACAGCATCGAGCGGCTGCAAGGGTTCAAGGAGGGGCTGGCTGAGGCGGGACTACCTTTTCTGCCAAATCTAGTTGACAGAGGAGATTTTTCCGAAGATGGAGGATACGCGGCTTTCCGTCGTTTATGGGAAGAGAGCAGCGATTTTACAGCGGTATTTGCCGCCAATGATGAGATGGCACTCGGAGTATACAAAGCTTGCTCTGAGTATGGCATTGCAATTCCGGACCGCATGGCGGTGGTGGGTGTCGACAATATCCGGATTACCAACTATGTTTCGCCTAAGATTAGCTCCGTTGAACAGCCGCTGTACGAGTTGGGGGGGCTGCTGGCGGACAAGGTTATCGATCAGATTAACGGTGATCTCCAGCCGGGTCAAAAGGATTTTGTGATCAATTCCAGGCTGATTGTCAAAGGTTCTTCGCAAAAAGGGGCTGATTCGATATGA